A stretch of the Actinomycetota bacterium genome encodes the following:
- a CDS encoding transcriptional regulator, with product IQPSHANPDVVLWSWTTNSLATDRLPDHRVVVKFVFDDQPVRRRRYWLLFERPDAEVCLKPPGHQEDLVVEADPLSLARWHAGAIEWDQAIRSGHITVHGPTDLARQLPTWNHRSSFAGHTTPAAARKASNSPKAP from the coding sequence GATCCAGCCGAGCCACGCCAACCCCGATGTCGTGCTGTGGTCGTGGACCACCAACTCGCTGGCAACCGACCGACTCCCCGACCACCGCGTGGTCGTCAAGTTCGTCTTCGACGACCAGCCCGTACGGCGGCGCCGCTACTGGCTGCTGTTCGAACGTCCTGATGCTGAGGTGTGCCTCAAACCTCCCGGCCACCAAGAAGACCTCGTCGTCGAGGCCGACCCGCTCAGCCTCGCCCGCTGGCACGCCGGAGCCATCGAATGGGACCAGGCCATCCGGTCCGGCCACATCACCGTCCACGGCCCCACGGATCTCGCCAGACAGCTGCCCACCTGGAACCACCGCAGCAGCTTCGCAGGCCACACCACCCCCGCTGCGGCCCGCAAAGCCAGCAACTCCCCAAAGGCGCCGTGA